In Aquabacterium sp. OR-4, the DNA window CGCGGCAGGCGCGAGGCGCCAGAACGGTTTCGGTGCATGGTGATGATTCCTCCGGACAAGGCCGTCGCGGGCTGCGATGCGGCTGCGCTGCTTACGTCCCCCGGCAGCGCGCGGATGCGGCGCGCAGTGCGGCCCCCCAAGAACGTGGGGGACGCGTGCACCGGGCGCATCCGGCCGGCCGGCCCGGCCGTAGCTGCCTTACCCGCCCCGACCACGGAGACACCCATGTCACTGCCTCTTGCCCCCCGCCCCTGCGGCACCGCCCGCACCGCCCGCACCGCTGGCCTGGCCGCCGCGACGCTGGCCACCGCCCTGCTGGCCACCGCCCAGGCGCAGGCCGCGCCGCTGCTGCAGTTCGCGCCGATCGGCGGCAGCGGCAACGTGTCGGTGTTCGACGCGCAGGCCGGCACCGGTGGCTGGGTGGGCGGCCTCGACGGCCTGCTCGATCCGGCCCTGGGCCTGCCGGCGCCGGCCGTGAGCACGGTGCTGTTCACGCTGGACCACCTGACGCAGATGCTGAGCGGCCAGTTCGAGTTCAGCACCACCGACCTGGCGTCCACGCTGGTGGGCCTGGTGAGCGGCACGGTCAGCGATGCGGCCATCCTCACGCAGGGCGGCCAGTTCAGCCTCGACTACACGATCACTGGCGGCAGCGGCCTGTTGGCCGACGTGCGCGGCTACGGCCTGGCCTTCGTCGACTTCGACCCCGCCGCCGGCGGCAGCGACAACTACCGCGAGTCGGGCCTGCTGGTCTACAGCGTGCCCGAGCCGGCCAGCCTGCTGCTGACCGGTCTGGCGCTGTGCGCCATGCTGGGGCTGCGCAGCCGGGGCCAACCGATCAGGGGCTGAGCGTTTTTCGGCCGTGGCCGGCGCTCAGCTTCGCATTTCGGGCACACCCTGTCAGGTGAGCGGGCCCGCCCGCGCTGCGGCCGGGCCGCCGGCGTGCTCGTACAGCACATCGGGGCAATGCTCCTCGTTGTCCTGCCCGTCACTGAAGGCGATGGCCACGAAGCCATGCCGCTCGTACCAGCGCCGCGCACCGGTGTTGGCCTGAAAGCAGTACAGCCGGATCGGTGGCGCCAGACTGGCCAGCGCGTGCTGCAGCAGGCGGGTGCCGATGCCACGCCCGACCCAGGCCGGATCGACCGCCATCTGCGTGATCCAGTGCGCCGGCGCCGCGGCCTCGGTGGCCATCATCGCCAGCACCGTGGCGGGTGGGGCGCCCGCGCTGCCGGCCGGTGCCGCAACCGGCCCGTGGCCCTGGCCGTGGCCTTGCACGCCGCCCTGGCCACAGCCCTGGCCGGGCCCCGCCAGCTCGGCCAGCACCACCCCGCCCGCCGGCACCAGCACCCGGGCCACCCAGTGCCGAAGATCGAGCTCGGCATGGGCCAGCGGCGCATAGGGCATGAACGCGCGGCGCGTGTCGATCAGCAGCTCGGCCACGCGGCCGGCATCGGCGGCGCCGGCCGGGCGCAGGCGCAGCATCACGCGGGCCGGGCGGCCTGGGCCGCGTCAGCTACCAGCAGATCGACCAGATCGCGCGCAAACATCGGCAGCGCCTCGAGGTTGCGCACGCACACATGCATGGCGCGCACGGCCCAGGCGTCGCTGAGCGGCACGATGCGGATGGCCATGGCCTGCGCATGCCGGCGCGCCGCCGATTCGGGCAGGATGCCCACGCCCACGGCGGCCTCGACCATGCGGCAGGCGGCCTCGAAGTTGCCCACCTGGATGCGCAGGCGCAGGTGGCGGTGCAGGCCGTCGCAGACCTGGCGCAGGAAGGCATGGATGGCGCTGCTCTCGTGCAGGCCGATGTGGTCGAGGTCGAGCGTCTGCTCGAAGGGCACGCCGTCGGCCTGCGCCGCCTCGGCCAGCGCATGGCCGGCCGGCACCACCAGCACCAGGCGGTCCTGGCGGTAGGCGATGGTCTGCAGGTTCTCGGTGCGCACATGGCCGGCCACGATGCCGATGTCGGTCTGGCCCTCGCTGACCGCGCGCACGATGTCGTGGCTGAGGCGCTCGCGCAGGTCGATGTTCACATCCGGGTGGGTGCGCAGGTAGCTGCGCAGCACCGGCGGCAGAAACTCGCCCAGCGCCGT includes these proteins:
- a CDS encoding PEP-CTERM sorting domain-containing protein, which gives rise to MSLPLAPRPCGTARTARTAGLAAATLATALLATAQAQAAPLLQFAPIGGSGNVSVFDAQAGTGGWVGGLDGLLDPALGLPAPAVSTVLFTLDHLTQMLSGQFEFSTTDLASTLVGLVSGTVSDAAILTQGGQFSLDYTITGGSGLLADVRGYGLAFVDFDPAAGGSDNYRESGLLVYSVPEPASLLLTGLALCAMLGLRSRGQPIRG
- a CDS encoding GNAT family N-acetyltransferase, whose amino-acid sequence is MLRLRPAGAADAGRVAELLIDTRRAFMPYAPLAHAELDLRHWVARVLVPAGGVVLAELAGPGQGCGQGGVQGHGQGHGPVAAPAGSAGAPPATVLAMMATEAAAPAHWITQMAVDPAWVGRGIGTRLLQHALASLAPPIRLYCFQANTGARRWYERHGFVAIAFSDGQDNEEHCPDVLYEHAGGPAAARAGPLT
- a CDS encoding LysR substrate-binding domain-containing protein, with the translated sequence MHFDLVDLRLMVRVAESNSLTRGAESSHMSLPAASTRIKNLEESIGAKLLYRTSQGVTLTPPGQAFVHHARQVLGQIEHLRGDMQEYAKGIKGHLRVFANTTALGEFLPPVLRSYLRTHPDVNIDLRERLSHDIVRAVSEGQTDIGIVAGHVRTENLQTIAYRQDRLVLVVPAGHALAEAAQADGVPFEQTLDLDHIGLHESSAIHAFLRQVCDGLHRHLRLRIQVGNFEAACRMVEAAVGVGILPESAARRHAQAMAIRIVPLSDAWAVRAMHVCVRNLEALPMFARDLVDLLVADAAQAARPA